Proteins from a genomic interval of Oncorhynchus mykiss isolate Arlee chromosome 21, USDA_OmykA_1.1, whole genome shotgun sequence:
- the LOC118942809 gene encoding keratin-associated protein 10-5-like, giving the protein MWIGPPICCEVDDSPMCCEVDDSPMCCEVDDSPMCCEVDDSPMCCEVDDPPMCCEVDDSPMCCEVDGPPMCCEVDDSPMCCEVDDPPMCCEVDDSPMCCEVDDPPMCCDVDDSPMCCEVDDSPMCCEVDDPPMCCEVDDSPMCCEVDDSPMCCEVDDPPMCCEVDDSPMCCEVDDSPMCCEVDDPPMCCEVDDPPMCCEVDDPPMCCDVDDSPMCCEVDDPPMCCDVDDSPMCCEVDDPPMCCEVDDPPMCCEVDDPPMCCEVDDPPMCCDVDDPPICCEVDDSPMCCEVDDSPMCCEVDDPPMCCDVNGPPMCCEVDDPPMCCEVDDPPMCCDVDDSPMCCDVDRPSYVL; this is encoded by the coding sequence ATGTGGATCGGCCCTCCTATATGTTGTGAAGTGGATGACTCTCCTATGTGTTGTGAAGTGGATGACTCTCCTATGTGTTGTGAAGTGGATGACTCTCCTATGTGTTGTGAAGTGGATGACTCTCCTATGTGTTGTGAAGTGGATGACCCTCCTATGTGTTGTGAAGTGGATGACTCTCCTATGTGTTGTGAAGTGGATGGCCCTCCTATGTGTTGTGAAGTGGATGACTCTCCTATGTGTTGTGAAGTGGATGACCCTCCTATGTGTTGTGAAGTGGATGACTCTCCTATGTGTTGTGAAGTGGATGACCCTCCTATGTGTTGTGATGTGGATGACTCTCCTATGTGTTGTGAAGTGGATGACTCTCCTATGTGTTGTGAAGTGGATGACCCTCCTATGTGTTGTGAAGTGGATGACTCTCCTATGTGTTGTGAAGTGGATGACTCTCCTATGTGTTGTGAAGTGGATGACCCTCCTATGTGTTGTGAAGTGGATGACTCTCCTATGTGTTGTGAAGTGGATGACTCTCCTATGTGTTGTGAAGTGGATGACCCTCCTATGTGTTGTGAAGTGGATGACCCTCCTATGTGTTGTGAAGTGGATGACCCTCCTATGTGTTGTGATGTGGATGACTCTCCTATGTGTTGTGAAGTGGATGACCCTCCTATGTGTTGTGATGTGGATGACTCTCCTATGTGTTGTGAAGTGGATGACCCTCCTATGTGTTGTGAAGTGGATGACCCTCCTATGTGTTGTGAAGTGGATGACCCTCCTATGTGTTGTGAAGTGGATGACCCTCCTATGTGTTGTGATGTGGATGACCCTCCTATATGTTGTGAAGTGGATGACTCTCCTATGTGTTGTGAAGTGGATGACTCTCCTATGTGTTGTGAAGTGGATGACCCTcctatgtgttgtgatgtgaATGGCCCTCCTATGTGTTGTGAAGTGGATGACCCTCCTATGTGTTGTGAAGTGGATGACCCTCCTATGTGTTGTGATGTGGATGACTCTCCTATGTGTTGTGATGTGGATCGGCCCTCCTATGTGTTGTGA